From a region of the Anaerobacillus sp. CMMVII genome:
- a CDS encoding DUF1659 domain-containing protein, whose protein sequence is MENILQTRLTLHFYGGVDGEGKEIFKTKTFPNVDNTATSEQLKRAAQALASLQQYTLETITRNNQYDIFN, encoded by the coding sequence ATGGAAAACATCTTACAAACACGTTTAACTTTACACTTTTATGGCGGTGTTGATGGTGAAGGCAAGGAAATCTTCAAAACGAAGACCTTCCCGAATGTTGACAACACAGCCACAAGCGAACAACTGAAGCGCGCAGCTCAAGCATTAGCTTCGCTACAGCAGTACACTCTTGAAACTATTACACGAAACAACCAGTACGATATCTTCAACTAA